Part of the Maridesulfovibrio sp. genome, CACCGTGGTGTGGCAACGGACACAGGTAAAATTCTGCCCGTCCATGCCCATATGAACATCAAGAGCCTTGGAAGGCTTAAGCATGGATGAATCAAGGTCACCGTGCTTAACGCCGTCACCGCCACCACCGTAGAAGTGACAGGTTCCGCAGTTCTTGCGGGTCGGACGCGCTACAGACTGGGCCACCTTGTTCCATTGGGGGGCAGCGTAAAACTTACCGTTCCCCTTGAACTTCATACCCGGCGGCGGAGCAGGATTGCCCGCCCCGGAGGGAAACTTCTTATAAGTTCCGGTTTGCTCATGACAGACCAGACAGTCGATCTTTTCCTGCGAAGTAAAATCAAAATCCTTGTTCTTCCAGCCATAACCGGCGTGACAGGATGTACAGCGAGGTTCGTTGGACTGGATATTGATGCAAAAATTGTTAACCACCAGACCGCCCTTACCGACCTTAAGCTCCTTTTCCGCCTTGGGATCAAGCCATGTCCAGTGAATGGTCTTGTGGAACTGATGTCCGGCTTCGGTATGACAGGTCAGGCAGGCCTTGGTCACTTCCGGTCCGCTCTCAAACGGCTGCTTCAATGCATCAAACTTTGAATGGTCAGCCGTAATCCACAGCTCCTTGCCCTTGGTAGCCTGACGGGCCATTTCCCTGCCGGGAGCAGTATCCCCGGCGGCAAATGCACTTGCGCCCAGAAAGACCACCGCCAACAGCAGCAGTACTGAGTTCCGCATGAGTCTCATTTCCACCCTCCGTAAGTTTATGAACCACCGGGGCAAAGGCCCCGGTATATTTACTTCATAAATCCAAGCCCCGACACTTTTTCCAGATACGGCTTCCGCCCCCTGAAAAAGGCATACATCGCTGCCACGCCCAGCAGCATTGCAAACCCCAGATGCGTCCAATCGATAACCATGACCATAAACGGATCAAAGGTCACAGAGTGCAGATTTTTAACCACCCGCAACGCTCCGGTGCCCACAACCGCCACGTAGAGAAAAACGCGCACCATGCCGGTAGAAGACAGCTTGAAATACTGCTTCCCGACCAAGATGAACATGGTCAGCAGATACAGAACCATAAATATAAGCACTGCACCAAAGATGTAATGAACCTTATTGGTCAGGTAGAAATCAGCCAGCCAGCCCAAACCCGGAATATCCGAAATATAGTAACGCTTGAATATGGGCATCTGGGCTACCCCGGTAAGAGCCATGATGAAAATGGTCAGCTTGAAAATGAGCTTAAAAAGCGGGCTAGTCATTGTCCTTACCTCCTGCTGCGGAAGCAAGGAATCTCCCGGCCTTTATTACTCCGGCTGCTATCCCTGCAAAGGGAGCGAGACCCACTGCATAAGCCAGCTTCTCCTCGTCAGCCATGGAATCTTCCACCCGAGCAAGCCCGGGCTTTCCGGGGCCCTTATCCACAGCCTCATTGAGCAGCTCAAAAGGAACCGGAGAAAGATAAATTGTGTTGGTGCCGCCGTTCTCTTCCTCACCGTAGATGAACCAGTTGTTCTGCTCAGCCAGTTCATGGGCCTTCTTGAGGATTTCACTGCGCGGCCCGATAGTCTGCACATTCTCCGGACAGACTTCGATGCAGGCAGGGAGCTTGCCTTGATCGATGCGGTTGTAGCAACGGTCACACTTGTACATGACTCCGTTACCGGCAAAGTTGGGCAACAGCCGCAGATACAGCCCCACCCCGGTCTGCCGCTGGGGAATATGCCAAGGACAAACCTTACGGCACTTGGACCCGCCAAGACAGACATCCGCATTGATACGCACGATACCGTTCTTCTGCTTTCCTGCTGCACCCCATGGACAGAGATTTGCGCAGGGAGCATTACGGCAGTGCAGGCAACGCCGGGGGATATTGATTTCATGGACCTCCCCTTCAAACTCCACTTCGGCACTCTGGATGTAGAGCCAGTTGTACGGAGTCAGACGGTCATCGACATCTCTGCGATCCGACCAATCCTCGACCTTTGCCCGAGTGGTGGGATACATTTCCGGATAAGGCTTCTTGGGGTCGGGAAACTTGGGGGCATTAACTTCGTGGCATGCAGAAACACATTCACCGCACCCAATACACTTGGAAAGGTCAAGCAGGGTGCAGAGTTCTTCTTCACTGGTGCCTGATGCCGCAACCTCACGCGCAGGAAGGAGCATGGCAGCACTTCCGGCTCCCAGCCCCTTCAGGAAATTTCTGCGGGAAATTCCATTCTTCTTATCTGTCATATATTATCCTTTATTAACTGCTATATTTTCAGCTTCATCATGAAAAGGTTCACTCAAAACAAAGCAGAATCCGTACCTTTTTTTAATATTCTGATAATAACTACCATATTTATGCGGTTAATGGCTAGTTCTCCGAACATTTCA contains:
- a CDS encoding iron-sulfur cluster-binding protein — its product is MTSPLFKLIFKLTIFIMALTGVAQMPIFKRYYISDIPGLGWLADFYLTNKVHYIFGAVLIFMVLYLLTMFILVGKQYFKLSSTGMVRVFLYVAVVGTGALRVVKNLHSVTFDPFMVMVIDWTHLGFAMLLGVAAMYAFFRGRKPYLEKVSGLGFMK
- a CDS encoding 4Fe-4S dicluster domain-containing protein, yielding MTDKKNGISRRNFLKGLGAGSAAMLLPAREVAASGTSEEELCTLLDLSKCIGCGECVSACHEVNAPKFPDPKKPYPEMYPTTRAKVEDWSDRRDVDDRLTPYNWLYIQSAEVEFEGEVHEINIPRRCLHCRNAPCANLCPWGAAGKQKNGIVRINADVCLGGSKCRKVCPWHIPQRQTGVGLYLRLLPNFAGNGVMYKCDRCYNRIDQGKLPACIEVCPENVQTIGPRSEILKKAHELAEQNNWFIYGEEENGGTNTIYLSPVPFELLNEAVDKGPGKPGLARVEDSMADEEKLAYAVGLAPFAGIAAGVIKAGRFLASAAGGKDND